In Lolium rigidum isolate FL_2022 chromosome 3, APGP_CSIRO_Lrig_0.1, whole genome shotgun sequence, the genomic window CGAATTGACATTTTTGATTAAAAGTTCACAGATTATTTTCGTGAACGCATGTAGTGAAGAGTTATTTCACGACTTACTAGATTTGAGGACATAGTATAATTCTCCTGTTTACGGTATTTAGAAATGCGAGGGGtttttttgagaaacatgatATGTTGACACGTTGGGTGCGTGGGGCTTCTTGTTAAATGTATGCATCGCATATGCTGACGAGATCTACAGTGGCAGAATTTAGTACAAGCTAGGGGCACCACTTCACAATTTGTATCAAGTTCTTAagttttttctttaaaaaatggCTTAGGTGGAAGATTTTTAGTCTTTTGCCCCTCCCACCAAACTATCGTATtttttgccccccccccctcccttaGTTTCCGTCAAGCTTTGCCACTTGAGGCCTGCCTTGTCAATATAACACAAACCCTCAATCTTCACCATGTCCCTCTCTTGTAGATATCCCGCCATATATTTTGAGATGTATTTGAAGGGTGCAAACGGATATTCACTAGCGAGCGAGTGCCCACAAACTTAAACGTTTTGGTACAGGTGCATGCTTGGCTCGTTGGATACCCGCTAGATATCCGTATGACAAGTAATTAAGGCCCACGTGGCCGTGAGCGTAACCATGTAGACAATCCCCTATCCCAGCCCCTAAACCGCAAAAGCCCAAATCTTTCCCCAACCATGCGGATTTAATTTGATGTACAAATGGTTGATGTTGTTGCGTTTAGTTGTTTCATTGATATCCATGAAAGTTAGATAGTTGTCTCTTGAATTTCGCATATGGATGTCTGCAGTGACGTGTAATGGGGAGACATGGGGGTTTAGGCATGCATCTGGAGGCAACTCCTCGGTTAAAACCCGTTGCATTGCCATCCTATCTTCTTCCGATAGTTAAAGTTGGAAAATCATAATCTTCGTAAGATCGAGAAATGTGTGCCTCTTAAATCCGTTAAGCCGTCGCAAGTTGTTAGATCGTCGAAATTTGTCATGAGAACACAATTTATTGGTAAGGTGAAGAAATTAGTACCTCTTCAAACGTTTTAAACGTCACATATTGTTCAAATTTGTTATGTGAACACAATTTATTGGTATGATCGTGAAACTATTGTGACATAGAGTAAATACCTTTGGATATGAATCGTTAAGTGAGAAATTGACATATCGATAAGGTACCCAGTAAATGATGCAATGAAAACTCATCCTAAACGCATGGTCCAAGCTGTCTACACCAATTGCCAACACATGGGCGATACAAAACCTCTGCCACATGATATCTCGCCACTGCCCAACCGGGGGTGCCCTGCCAGGCTAGCTGCCTGCTTTTATTTATACGCCATCTATGGGCGCTTGCATCAGTTGATTGCCCCTGCAGCGAGTGACCTCACCTCTGCGCTCCTCTCCCTTCCGTCCTCGCTCCCATCCAGATCGTCTTTACGATCACGACACCCCAAGCACCAGCGGCaaaggccgtcgccgccgcaagcCAAAAGGAGTGTGCTCCTCCTCGAGCACTCTATCCCTCACATCACAACTAGGAGTAGAAACCATCCCCATTTCCAATTCCGGGCCATCTCGTTCCTCCCGGAGCGAATGAAGAGGCAGATCAAGAGGCCGACACGCACCAAAGAATCGCCTGAACCAGGTACTGCAGCTGCTGCGAAATCTCCCCCCGTGTTTCGTGTACTTCTTGACTGCTTGCTTGATGTTTATGTGTGCGGATTAAAGTAGTACCAGCATCGCTTTTGAGCTTAAATTTTTAGTGCAAAGTATGTGCCCTTTTGACATATATGAGCATACATATGCATCTCTGTCTACTCCATTTGCGTCCAGCAATGGTAATTGGCATGAACATCCCTATACACTACAGTTTGCTTTGCATGTGGTAGGAATACAAGTGATTTCTAGGATCATGTGCAAGAAGTAGGGTAGCTAACCATGCCCGTGTTGCAGGGGAGAAGCTGGCGTTCGCTGAGGAGAAGGAGAACATGATGGAGCCGTACATGGAGAACGAcgacgccgaggcggaggaggcggagtacgacgacgaggacgagcgcGCGGGGGCGCTGTCGTCGTGCGGGCTGGGCGGGAAGAAGCGGCGGCTGGCGCTGGAGCAGGTGCGCGCGCTGGAGCGCAGCTTCGAGACGGACAACAAGCTGGACCCGGAGCGCAAGGCCCGCATCGCGCGCGACCTCGCcctgcacccgcgccaggtcgccGTCTGGTTCCAGAACCGCCGCGCCCGCTGGAAGACCAAGCAGCTGGAGCGCGACTTCAACGCGCTCCGCGCCCGCCACGACGCGCTCCGCTCCGACTGCGACGCGCTGCGCCGCGACAAGGACGCGCTCGCCGCCGAGATACAGGAGCTGCGGGAGAGGCTGTCCGTCCCGGACAGGGCGGCGGTGAAGGCGGAGGCCGCCGGCAATGCGGGGGACGCCGGGGAGGAGGACCGCCTGCagcagcaggcggcggcggtgatgggTGGCGGGGCGGTCTTCAAGGACGGCTCCTCCGACAGCGACTCGAGCGCCGTGTTGAACGACGAGGCGTCGCCCTACTCCAGCAACGCGGTCTTCGACCACCCTGGCTTCATGGGCTTCGGCGCGTCCTTCCTGGACTCGGCGGCGGCCGCCACCACGGGCTGCTCGTCTCTGCTGCCCATGCTGGACACCAAGTGGCACGGGGCGTACTCGTACGACGCGGGCAAGACCGGCGGCTACGGCCTCACGGAGGAGTGGCTCGCTGGCCCGGACGCGATCGCcagcgacggcggcgccggcttCTTCTCCGAGGAGCACGTCTCCAACCTCAACTTCGGCTGGTGCGGCAGTGGCGCCGAGGGTTTTGATCTCCACGGTTACTGTAAAAAGTAAAAAAGACACTATCGCTATCCATGCAGCGACAGACAGGCCGTACTACTCCCTTTTTACCGGCTGGCTAGCTTAGCTTAGCTAGcggacaagaagcgcaaggagagatCAGCAAGATGGAATTTGACAAGGTGAACGCCACCATTGAAGGAGGAAGTAAATGTTAGTATAACTACAAAAATAACCGTCTCTAGAGGTTAATCGATCGATGGTGTAAAGTTGCAaggcaagcatccgtccctacaTCCTCCTGGTCCTGCCACTGCTTGTCGAAACATTTTGGCGTGTATCACTTCGATGAAACGAAGGCGGACTACATGTGCACGAACGCAGCGATTGGTCGACAGCAGGCAGGTTCAAACTTGGCACACGCTATTCAGGAGTCAGGAGTCAGGATTCATGATAGCCCAAGAAATAAAACATTTCTCGAATGGATTTGCTGTAGTTTGCTTCACCCATGTACTGAAGGAACCGTAACCTGTTTTTCTCTTGTAAAAATGCAAGCATTGTCTATAGTTTTGTTTTCCCTTCGAGAAGGGGAGTATATTAGAGCATACTTTTGTTAATTCTAGTTGAAATTGTCTTGAGTTTCAATTTAGAAGTACAACTTCATAAGAAATTTCACTTGACTTTCAAGTAGATGGGCCCTATTATGAATACATTAATCCCAGCTGATAATCCCAGCTTGAATAACCCCCTCCGTAGGCTAGCTTGGTTTACGTTCGCGGCGCAATGCTGGACTCTTTGGAACATACGGAATAAGTTAGCGATagagcactggtggaaaaacaggctttggtcgcggttggcaactgccattagtcgcggtggcccaaccgcgaccaaagtagcgcgactaaaggcccccccctttagtcgcggttccttacgaaccgcgactaaaggcccatccacgtgggcctcgggcgagcgccgggcggaggacctttagtcgcggttcttacggccaaccgcgactaaaggcctccgcgaggtttagggtttagcccccctcccctaaatctggtttctttttaatttgtattattttatttcttttgggttttaattttgaaggagtttcacatattctacggtactcgtatacatacatgcatatgaatgtacaatttcaaacaaatttgaaattagaaccaaaaagaattcaaga contains:
- the LOC124696363 gene encoding homeobox-leucine zipper protein HOX13-like, whose amino-acid sequence is MKRQIKRPTRTKESPEPGEKLAFAEEKENMMEPYMENDDAEAEEAEYDDEDERAGALSSCGLGGKKRRLALEQVRALERSFETDNKLDPERKARIARDLALHPRQVAVWFQNRRARWKTKQLERDFNALRARHDALRSDCDALRRDKDALAAEIQELRERLSVPDRAAVKAEAAGNAGDAGEEDRLQQQAAAVMGGGAVFKDGSSDSDSSAVLNDEASPYSSNAVFDHPGFMGFGASFLDSAAAATTGCSSLLPMLDTKWHGAYSYDAGKTGGYGLTEEWLAGPDAIASDGGAGFFSEEHVSNLNFGWCGSGAEGFDLHGYCKK